The following are encoded in a window of Halorarum salinum genomic DNA:
- a CDS encoding carbohydrate kinase family protein has product MQVLCAGHVNWDVTLRVDRLPARDGEVTIEEQHQAGGGSAANVAVNVESLDHDAALFGSVGGDESGRLARRELTEAGVETHLVEADGATAVKYLVVDGDGEVMMLSNRGKNEAFEASDLPAGVLDVDLLHLTNQPPDVAAALARRAGEEGVRVSFSPGRRFADRDFSRTLPLADLVFLNRREATALTNGAGLDALADGAELVITRGAAGAELRADGRTYVHEGFDIDPLDTTGAGDAFAAGFLAARADGEGYEAALSVANACGAIASRCVGARADLSWGAIESFAAGATD; this is encoded by the coding sequence ATGCAGGTGCTCTGTGCGGGCCACGTCAACTGGGACGTGACCCTCCGCGTCGACCGGCTCCCCGCCCGCGACGGCGAGGTGACCATCGAGGAGCAGCACCAGGCCGGGGGCGGGAGCGCCGCGAACGTCGCCGTCAACGTGGAGAGCCTCGACCACGACGCCGCGCTGTTCGGTTCGGTCGGGGGCGACGAGTCCGGCCGGCTCGCCCGGCGGGAACTGACCGAGGCCGGCGTCGAGACGCACCTCGTCGAGGCCGACGGCGCGACGGCGGTGAAGTACCTCGTCGTCGACGGCGACGGGGAGGTGATGATGCTCTCGAACCGGGGGAAGAACGAGGCGTTCGAGGCGTCCGACCTCCCGGCGGGCGTGCTCGACGTCGACCTCCTGCACCTGACGAACCAGCCCCCGGACGTGGCCGCCGCGCTGGCGCGCAGGGCCGGCGAGGAGGGGGTGCGGGTCAGCTTCTCGCCCGGCCGCCGGTTCGCGGACCGGGACTTCTCGAGGACGCTCCCGCTCGCCGACCTGGTGTTCCTCAACAGGCGCGAGGCGACCGCGCTGACGAACGGCGCCGGCCTGGACGCTCTCGCCGACGGGGCGGAACTGGTCATCACCCGCGGCGCCGCGGGCGCCGAACTCAGGGCGGACGGACGCACGTACGTTCACGAGGGGTTCGACATCGACCCGCTGGACACGACCGGTGCGGGCGACGCCTTCGCCGCCGGCTTCCTCGCCGCGCGGGCCGACGGCGAGGGGTACGAGGCGGCGCTCTCGGTCGCGAACGCCTGCGGCGCCATCGCGTCGCGCTGTGTCGGCGCGCGGGCGGACCTGTCGTGGGGTGCGATCGAGTCGTTCGCGGCCGGGGCGACCGACTGA